In one Streptomyces venezuelae genomic region, the following are encoded:
- a CDS encoding MMPL family transporter: MATFLYKLGKLAFRRRHFVALIWVALLTLAGVGAASAPTAASSSFSIPGTEAQKAFDLLEKRAPEASADGASARVVFKAPDGEKVTDKANKAEIEKTVAAVKAGSDQVARADSPFVAKTVSKDGSTAYASVSYKVTSMELTDDDRDALEKTTDKARDSGLTVEVGGDALQAMPETGSTEIIGIAVAAVVLVITFGSLIAAGLPLITALIGVGIGVSSITALANALDLGTTTSTLAMMIGLAVGIDYALFIVSRYRGELADGRDREEAAGRAVGTAGSAVVFAGLTVVIALVGLAVVNIPMLTKMGFAAAGTVVIAVLIALTLIPALLGYAGKRVLPMGEKSKLFGGGRKKAADAGAAGEPKQNMGTRWARFVVRRPVAVLLVGIVGLGAAAIPVSKLELGLPDDGAQPTSTTQRKAYDLVSEGFGPGFNGPLMVVGDLKGADDPKAAAGEITKTMSKLDDVLTVAPPMLNKDKDTAIISVVPSSKPSGLETEDLVHSIRDTGAQIKSDSGADIMVTGTTAMNIDVSQKLNDALLPYLALVVGLAFLLLIVVFRSILVPLKAALGFLLSVLAALGAVVAVFQWGWLGSLFGVEQTGPIMSMMPIFMVGVVFGLAMDYEVFLVTRMREAYVHGERPGQAIVTGFRHGARVVSAAAVIMIAVFAGFIGSSEQMVKMIGFGLAIAVFFDAFVVRMALVPAVLALLGKKAWWLPKWLDRALPNVDVEGEGLRTAAEKGADAERELARV; encoded by the coding sequence GTGGCCACTTTCCTCTACAAACTCGGCAAACTCGCCTTCAGGCGACGCCATTTCGTCGCCCTCATATGGGTGGCGCTCCTGACGCTCGCCGGAGTCGGCGCCGCGTCCGCGCCCACCGCCGCGTCCAGCAGCTTCTCCATACCCGGCACGGAGGCCCAGAAGGCCTTCGACCTGCTGGAGAAGCGGGCCCCCGAAGCCAGCGCCGACGGGGCGAGCGCCCGCGTCGTCTTCAAGGCGCCGGACGGCGAGAAGGTCACCGACAAGGCCAACAAGGCCGAGATCGAGAAGACCGTCGCCGCCGTCAAGGCGGGCTCGGACCAGGTGGCCCGCGCCGACAGCCCCTTCGTGGCCAAGACGGTCAGCAAGGACGGCTCCACGGCGTACGCCTCCGTCTCGTACAAGGTCACCTCCATGGAGCTGACCGACGACGACCGTGATGCGTTGGAGAAGACAACCGACAAGGCGCGGGATTCGGGGCTCACGGTCGAGGTCGGCGGTGACGCGCTGCAGGCCATGCCCGAGACCGGCTCCACCGAGATCATCGGCATCGCGGTCGCGGCGGTCGTCCTCGTCATCACCTTCGGCTCGCTGATCGCGGCCGGACTGCCGCTGATCACCGCGCTGATCGGCGTGGGCATCGGCGTCTCGTCGATCACCGCGCTCGCCAACGCCCTCGACCTCGGCACCACCACGTCGACGCTCGCCATGATGATCGGCCTCGCGGTCGGCATCGACTACGCGCTCTTCATCGTCTCGCGCTACCGCGGCGAACTCGCCGACGGACGCGACCGCGAGGAGGCGGCGGGACGGGCCGTCGGCACCGCGGGCTCCGCGGTCGTCTTCGCCGGACTCACCGTGGTCATCGCGCTGGTCGGCCTCGCCGTCGTCAACATCCCGATGCTCACCAAGATGGGCTTCGCCGCGGCCGGCACGGTCGTCATCGCCGTCCTCATCGCGCTCACCCTCATCCCGGCGCTGCTCGGGTACGCGGGCAAGCGGGTGCTGCCCATGGGCGAGAAGAGCAAGCTGTTCGGCGGGGGCAGGAAGAAGGCCGCCGACGCCGGGGCCGCCGGTGAGCCGAAGCAGAACATGGGCACCCGCTGGGCCCGCTTCGTGGTCCGCCGCCCCGTCGCCGTGCTGCTCGTCGGCATCGTGGGCCTCGGCGCCGCGGCCATCCCGGTCTCGAAGCTGGAGCTCGGCCTGCCGGACGACGGCGCCCAGCCGACGTCCACGACGCAGCGCAAGGCGTACGACCTGGTCTCGGAGGGCTTCGGGCCCGGCTTCAACGGCCCGCTGATGGTCGTGGGCGACCTCAAGGGCGCCGACGACCCGAAGGCCGCGGCCGGTGAGATCACCAAGACGATGTCCAAGCTCGACGACGTCCTGACCGTCGCGCCGCCGATGCTCAACAAGGACAAGGACACCGCGATCATCAGCGTCGTCCCGTCCTCCAAGCCCAGCGGCCTGGAGACCGAGGACCTGGTGCACTCGATCCGGGACACCGGCGCGCAGATCAAGTCCGACTCGGGCGCCGACATCATGGTCACCGGCACCACGGCCATGAACATCGACGTCTCGCAGAAGCTCAACGACGCCCTGCTGCCCTACCTGGCGCTGGTCGTGGGCCTCGCGTTCCTGCTCCTGATCGTCGTCTTCCGCTCGATCCTGGTCCCGCTCAAGGCGGCCCTCGGCTTCCTGCTCTCGGTCCTCGCGGCCCTCGGCGCGGTCGTCGCGGTCTTCCAGTGGGGCTGGCTCGGCTCGCTCTTCGGCGTCGAGCAGACCGGACCGATCATGTCGATGATGCCGATCTTCATGGTGGGCGTCGTCTTCGGCCTCGCGATGGACTACGAGGTCTTCCTCGTGACCCGCATGCGGGAGGCGTACGTCCACGGGGAGCGGCCAGGACAGGCGATCGTGACCGGGTTCCGGCACGGGGCCCGGGTGGTCTCGGCGGCGGCCGTCATCATGATCGCGGTCTTCGCCGGCTTCATCGGCTCGTCCGAGCAGATGGTGAAGATGATCGGCTTCGGCCTGGCCATCGCCGTCTTCTTCGACGCCTTCGTGGTCCGCATGGCGCTGGTGCCCGCGGTCCTCGCGCTGCTCGGCAAGAAGGCGTGGTGGCTGCCGAAGTGGCTGGACCGCGCGCTGCCGAACGTCGACGTCGAGGGAGAGGGCCTGCGCACGGCGGCGGAGAAGGGCGCGGACGCCGAGCGCGAGCTGGCTCGCGTCTGA
- a CDS encoding SsgA family sporulation/cell division regulator, producing MSAVEQYARAHLVTDSSEGHRAVPVILHYDAEADPHAVRIGLPGSPHRVFSRQLLERGLRAPATSGNVHVWPCGRVQTVVEFHDPDGVTVVQFDASALIRFLRRTHTAATPITH from the coding sequence ATGTCCGCAGTCGAGCAGTACGCACGCGCCCACCTCGTCACGGACTCCTCCGAGGGCCACCGCGCCGTCCCCGTCATCCTCCACTACGACGCGGAGGCCGACCCGCACGCTGTGCGGATCGGCCTCCCCGGCTCTCCCCATCGGGTCTTCTCCCGGCAGCTCCTGGAACGGGGCCTCCGGGCGCCCGCGACCTCCGGCAACGTCCACGTATGGCCGTGCGGGCGGGTCCAGACGGTCGTGGAGTTCCACGACCCGGACGGGGTGACGGTCGTGCAGTTCGACGCATCGGCGCTGATCCGCTTCCTGCGCCGCACACACACGGCCGCCACTCCCATCACCCACTGA
- a CDS encoding energy-coupling factor ABC transporter permease encodes MHVPDGFINVPVSAAAGVVAAGAVAVSLKGARRELDERTAPLAGLVAAFIFAVQMLNFPVAAGTSGHLLGGALAAILVGPFTGVLCVSVVLLMQGVLFADGGLTALGVNISDMAIVTTVVAYLVFRGLVKVLPRGRRSITVASFVAALLSVPATAVAFTFLYALGGTTDVSIGKVATAMVGVHVLIGIGEAAITALTVGAVIAVRPDLVYGARGLTQPLKLRVAGELVDAPAAEPAPAAARSTRPVWIAGIVASLVLAGFVSFYASADPDGLEKVAHDKGIDKKAEDHATADSPLADYGVKDITDTRLSGGLAGVIGVGVTVVAGTAVFWGLRRRRTNDTSPATVPEDVTSEKI; translated from the coding sequence ATGCATGTCCCCGACGGGTTCATCAACGTCCCGGTATCGGCGGCCGCCGGGGTCGTCGCGGCCGGCGCCGTCGCCGTCAGCCTCAAGGGCGCCCGGCGCGAGCTCGACGAGAGGACCGCGCCGCTCGCCGGTCTCGTCGCCGCCTTCATCTTCGCCGTGCAGATGCTGAACTTCCCCGTCGCGGCGGGCACCAGCGGGCACCTCCTCGGCGGCGCGCTCGCGGCGATACTCGTCGGGCCCTTCACCGGGGTCCTCTGCGTCTCCGTCGTCCTGCTCATGCAGGGTGTGCTCTTCGCGGACGGCGGCCTGACCGCGCTCGGAGTGAACATCTCCGACATGGCGATCGTCACGACCGTCGTCGCCTACCTCGTCTTCCGCGGCCTGGTGAAGGTGCTGCCCAGGGGCCGCCGCTCGATCACGGTGGCCTCCTTCGTCGCCGCCCTCCTCTCCGTGCCCGCCACCGCGGTCGCCTTCACGTTCCTCTACGCCCTCGGCGGCACGACCGACGTCTCCATCGGCAAGGTCGCCACCGCGATGGTCGGCGTCCACGTCCTCATCGGCATCGGCGAGGCCGCCATCACCGCGCTGACGGTGGGCGCGGTCATCGCCGTGCGGCCCGACCTGGTGTACGGGGCGCGGGGCCTGACCCAGCCGCTCAAACTGCGCGTCGCCGGGGAACTGGTGGACGCGCCCGCCGCCGAGCCCGCCCCGGCCGCCGCGCGCTCCACCCGCCCGGTCTGGATCGCGGGCATCGTCGCCTCCCTCGTCCTCGCGGGCTTCGTCAGCTTCTACGCGTCGGCCGACCCCGACGGCCTGGAGAAGGTCGCCCACGACAAGGGCATCGACAAGAAGGCGGAGGACCACGCCACGGCGGACTCCCCGCTCGCCGACTACGGCGTCAAGGACATCACCGACACCCGCCTCTCCGGCGGCCTCGCGGGCGTGATCGGCGTCGGTGTCACGGTCGTCGCGGGCACGGCGGTCTTCTGGGGCCTGCGCCGCCGCCGTACGAACGACACGTCACCGGCCACCGTGCCGGAAGACGTCACCTCCGAGAAGATCTGA
- the cbiQ gene encoding cobalt ECF transporter T component CbiQ: MGAGHAHRLYRQGHSPVHALPPHTKLAAVLCFVIVVVSTPREAMWAFGLYAVLLGVVAYAARVPAGFVLKRLLIEIPFVAFAVLLPFVAQGERVDVLGLSLSVNGLWGAWNVLAKGTLGVAASVLLAATTELRELLLGLQRLKLPPLLVQIASFMIRYGDVITDEMRRMKIARESRGFAARGVRQWGVLAKSAGALFIRSYERGERVHLAMVSRGYAGSMPVIDDITASRAQWTYALTLPVSALVVCLLGWTL, translated from the coding sequence ATGGGTGCGGGCCATGCCCACCGGCTCTACCGGCAGGGCCACTCGCCGGTGCACGCGCTGCCCCCGCACACCAAGCTCGCGGCGGTCCTCTGCTTCGTGATCGTCGTGGTCTCCACGCCGCGCGAGGCGATGTGGGCCTTCGGTCTGTACGCGGTGCTGCTCGGCGTGGTCGCGTACGCCGCCCGTGTCCCAGCAGGGTTCGTGCTGAAGCGGCTCCTCATCGAGATCCCCTTCGTGGCGTTCGCCGTGCTGCTGCCGTTCGTCGCCCAGGGCGAACGCGTCGACGTCCTCGGGCTCTCCCTGAGCGTCAACGGACTCTGGGGCGCCTGGAACGTCCTGGCCAAGGGAACGCTGGGCGTCGCCGCTTCGGTGCTGCTCGCCGCGACGACGGAGCTGCGCGAGCTCCTGCTCGGACTCCAGCGGCTCAAGCTGCCGCCGCTGCTCGTCCAGATCGCCTCGTTCATGATCCGGTACGGCGACGTGATCACCGACGAGATGCGCCGCATGAAGATCGCCCGCGAGTCGCGCGGTTTCGCGGCGCGGGGCGTGCGGCAGTGGGGTGTCCTCGCCAAGTCGGCGGGCGCGCTCTTCATCCGCTCGTACGAGAGGGGAGAGCGGGTGCATCTGGCCATGGTCAGCCGTGGCTACGCCGGGTCGATGCCGGTCATCGACGACATCACGGCGTCCCGCGCCCAGTGGACGTACGCGCTGACGCTGCCGGTCTCCGCTCTGGTCGTATGCCTGTTGGGATGGACTCTGTGA
- a CDS encoding energy-coupling factor ABC transporter ATP-binding protein — protein MDSVTSAPSLSVAGLAFAYPDGHQALFGVDFTVGRGERVALLGPNGAGKTTLVLHLNGILTGGAGTVTVAGLPVDKKHMAEIRRRVGIVFQDPDDQLFMPTVREDVAFGPAAAGMRGPELEARVMKALGQVGMAEFADRPPHHLSFGQRRRVAVATVLAMEPEILVLDEPSSNLDPASRRELADILRSLDVTVLMVTHDLPYALELCPRALILSDGVIAADGPTGELLSDADLMGAHRLELPFGFDPKTVRVGG, from the coding sequence ATGGACTCTGTGACTTCTGCTCCTTCGTTGAGTGTGGCCGGACTGGCCTTCGCGTACCCCGACGGGCACCAGGCCCTCTTCGGCGTCGACTTCACCGTGGGGCGCGGCGAGCGCGTCGCGCTGCTCGGGCCGAACGGCGCGGGCAAGACGACGCTCGTCCTGCACCTGAACGGCATCCTGACCGGCGGCGCGGGCACGGTCACCGTGGCCGGGCTCCCCGTCGACAAGAAGCACATGGCGGAGATCAGGCGCCGGGTCGGCATCGTCTTCCAGGACCCCGACGACCAGCTGTTCATGCCGACCGTGCGGGAGGACGTGGCGTTCGGTCCCGCCGCGGCGGGGATGCGCGGGCCGGAGCTGGAGGCGCGCGTGATGAAGGCGCTGGGGCAGGTGGGCATGGCGGAGTTCGCCGACCGCCCGCCGCACCACCTCTCCTTCGGGCAGCGGCGCAGGGTGGCGGTGGCGACGGTGCTCGCGATGGAGCCGGAGATCCTCGTCCTCGACGAGCCGTCCTCCAACCTCGACCCGGCATCGCGCCGCGAACTCGCCGACATCCTGCGCTCGCTGGACGTGACGGTCCTGATGGTCACGCACGACCTGCCGTACGCGCTTGAGCTCTGCCCACGCGCCCTGATCCTCAGCGACGGCGTCATCGCGGCGGACGGCCCGACGGGCGAGCTGCTCTCCGACGCGGATCTGATGGGCGCACACCGCCTGGAGCTGCCGTTCGGCTTCGATCCGAAGACGGTGAGGGTCGGCGGCTAG
- a CDS encoding serine hydrolase domain-containing protein, giving the protein MDGVVDVMGGVHGTVAAGYEPVRDAFVRNFAERGERGAAVTVYRDGRRVVDLWGGLKDVDGDAGAGSPPWERGTAQIVRSATKGVAAAVPLLLHQRGELDLDAPVGAYWPEFKARGKERVLVRHVLAHRAGVPALDRPLTPAEALDPDLGAAVVAAQAPFWEPGEDHGYHAQTYSWLVGELVRRVTGRPVGEWIADEIAGPLGLDLWVGLPASEAEAGRAGRLGRIEAPAGPGGLRMRPKRNVAEAYGDAESLTRRAFGAIDPSPDENDSAYRAAALPASNGVATADGLARFYAGLIGVADGAGAPLFTPATVSAARTEASAGPDRVLVVNTRFGLGYMLHGAASPLLGPGSFGHPGRGGALGFADPESGVALGYVTNGMNKGVTADPRAQSLVRAVREAL; this is encoded by the coding sequence ATGGACGGCGTTGTGGATGTGATGGGCGGGGTGCACGGCACCGTGGCCGCCGGGTACGAGCCGGTGCGGGACGCGTTCGTACGCAACTTCGCCGAGCGCGGGGAGCGGGGCGCGGCGGTGACCGTGTACCGGGACGGGCGCCGGGTGGTGGACCTGTGGGGCGGCCTGAAGGACGTCGACGGGGACGCTGGGGCCGGGAGCCCGCCCTGGGAGCGGGGTACGGCTCAGATCGTGCGCTCGGCGACGAAGGGCGTGGCGGCGGCCGTGCCGCTGCTCCTGCACCAGCGGGGGGAACTGGACCTGGACGCGCCGGTCGGCGCGTACTGGCCGGAGTTCAAGGCGCGCGGCAAGGAGCGTGTTCTCGTACGTCACGTCCTCGCGCACCGCGCCGGTGTCCCCGCCCTGGACCGTCCGCTGACCCCCGCCGAGGCGCTCGACCCGGACCTCGGCGCCGCGGTGGTCGCGGCACAGGCCCCCTTCTGGGAGCCCGGCGAGGACCACGGCTACCACGCGCAGACGTACAGCTGGCTCGTCGGCGAACTCGTGCGGCGCGTCACGGGCCGCCCTGTCGGGGAGTGGATCGCGGACGAGATCGCGGGGCCGCTGGGGCTGGACTTGTGGGTCGGGTTGCCGGCTTCCGAAGCGGAGGCGGGCCGGGCCGGCCGGCTGGGCCGTATCGAGGCTCCGGCGGGGCCGGGCGGGCTCCGGATGCGGCCGAAGCGGAACGTGGCGGAGGCGTATGGGGACGCGGAGTCGCTGACCCGTCGTGCGTTCGGGGCGATCGATCCCTCGCCGGACGAGAACGACTCCGCGTACCGGGCGGCGGCGCTGCCCGCGTCCAACGGGGTCGCGACGGCGGACGGGCTGGCCCGCTTCTACGCGGGGCTGATCGGCGTGGCGGACGGTGCGGGTGCCCCCCTGTTCACCCCCGCAACGGTGTCCGCCGCCCGGACGGAGGCGTCCGCTGGCCCCGACCGGGTCCTGGTCGTCAACACCCGCTTCGGCCTCGGCTACATGCTCCACGGCGCGGCGTCCCCGCTCCTCGGCCCCGGCTCCTTCGGCCACCCGGGCCGCGGCGGCGCCCTCGGCTTCGCCGACCCGGAGTCGGGCGTGGCGCTCGGCTACGTCACGAACGGCATGAACAAGGGCGTCACGGCGGACCCGCGAGCGCAGTCCCTGGTCCGGGCGGTGCGCGAGGCGCTGTAA
- a CDS encoding PadR family transcriptional regulator codes for MKADAVRGHLDGLLLAVLEPGPLHGYAIITAVQRRSGGALELRTGTIYPALNRLERLGLLSSSWESAAGERRRRAYELTDAGRATLAGERAAWSEFTAAIGAVLNPGPQPGGARPGLAT; via the coding sequence ATGAAGGCGGATGCGGTGCGAGGGCACCTCGACGGACTGCTGCTGGCCGTGCTGGAGCCGGGCCCGCTGCACGGGTACGCGATCATCACCGCGGTGCAACGCCGCAGCGGTGGCGCGCTGGAGCTGCGGACGGGCACGATCTACCCGGCGCTGAACCGCCTGGAGCGCCTCGGCCTGCTGAGCAGCAGCTGGGAGTCGGCGGCGGGTGAGCGGCGCCGCAGGGCGTACGAGCTGACGGACGCGGGACGCGCGACGCTCGCCGGGGAGCGGGCCGCGTGGAGCGAGTTCACCGCGGCGATCGGCGCGGTCCTGAACCCCGGCCCCCAGCCGGGCGGCGCACGGCCGGGACTCGCCACATGA
- a CDS encoding permease prefix domain 1-containing protein — protein MSLIESPIDDHVAALTAALRGPERAKSRLIEEMHDGLMDTAAAYTDAGADEEEAARLAVRDFGTIQDLVPACQHELTIAQARHTARTITLTAPFLLACWYLARGDLLWQQLAAHLTLIATVAALLAAATPAVTGTLARRLPTPRRLPQAVAWVGTTASAAMAVAALSLAVAAALATNWPLLAAAGALAAASHAVVATSVRACRRCVGLHQAQPATG, from the coding sequence ATGAGCCTCATCGAGAGCCCCATCGACGACCACGTCGCCGCACTGACGGCGGCCCTGCGCGGCCCGGAGCGCGCCAAGTCCCGCCTCATCGAGGAGATGCACGACGGGCTCATGGACACGGCGGCCGCGTACACCGACGCGGGAGCGGACGAGGAGGAGGCGGCGCGCCTGGCGGTACGAGACTTCGGCACGATCCAGGACCTCGTCCCCGCCTGCCAGCACGAACTGACCATCGCCCAGGCACGACACACGGCCCGGACCATCACGCTGACGGCCCCGTTCCTGCTGGCCTGCTGGTACCTGGCACGGGGCGACCTGCTCTGGCAGCAACTGGCGGCGCACCTGACCCTGATCGCCACGGTGGCGGCCCTACTGGCGGCGGCGACGCCGGCGGTCACGGGCACGCTGGCCCGCCGCCTGCCCACCCCGCGCCGTCTGCCGCAGGCGGTCGCTTGGGTCGGCACGACGGCCAGCGCGGCCATGGCGGTGGCGGCCCTCTCCCTGGCCGTGGCGGCGGCCCTCGCCACGAACTGGCCCCTGCTGGCAGCGGCAGGCGCCCTGGCGGCGGCGTCCCACGCGGTGGTGGCGACATCGGTGAGGGCGTGCCGCCGCTGTGTGGGTCTGCACCAAGCACAACCGGCGACGGGCTGA
- a CDS encoding DMT family transporter, whose translation MTPLVAAAVLLAAVTHACWNAIAHHITDKLVGFTLISGGGTLIGLLLAPFVPLPDAGAWPYLVLSAAIHVGYYALLMKSFKLGDFGQAYPIARGTAPLVVTVLAAVFAGEVPDGWQAAGVAVSCAGLTGLALWGIRGSGRRPDWAAIGAALATGVSIAAYTVVDGLGVRASGSSMSYIAWLMILEGIAVPLYAAYRWRGELIPRLRPFALVGLAGAALSVAAYGLVLWAQTRADLAPISALRESSIIVGAAIGAIFFKERFGAPRLVAAGLMVAGIGLMLHAG comes from the coding sequence GTGACCCCGCTGGTCGCGGCGGCGGTCCTGCTCGCCGCCGTCACACACGCGTGCTGGAACGCGATAGCCCACCACATCACCGACAAGCTGGTCGGCTTCACGCTCATCTCCGGCGGCGGCACGCTGATCGGCCTGCTCCTGGCCCCCTTCGTCCCGCTCCCGGACGCCGGGGCGTGGCCGTATCTCGTTCTGTCCGCAGCCATCCACGTCGGCTACTACGCCCTGCTGATGAAATCGTTCAAGCTGGGCGACTTCGGCCAGGCGTATCCGATCGCGCGCGGCACGGCTCCGCTGGTCGTCACCGTCCTCGCGGCGGTCTTCGCGGGCGAGGTCCCGGACGGCTGGCAGGCGGCGGGCGTCGCGGTGTCGTGCGCGGGCCTGACGGGCCTCGCCCTGTGGGGCATCCGCGGCTCGGGCCGCCGCCCCGACTGGGCGGCGATCGGCGCGGCACTCGCGACGGGCGTCTCGATCGCGGCGTACACGGTGGTGGACGGCCTGGGCGTCCGCGCCTCCGGCTCCTCCATGTCCTACATCGCGTGGCTGATGATCCTGGAGGGCATCGCGGTCCCGCTCTACGCGGCGTACCGCTGGCGCGGCGAACTGATCCCCCGCCTCCGCCCGTTCGCCCTGGTGGGCCTCGCGGGCGCGGCGCTCTCGGTCGCCGCGTACGGCCTGGTCCTGTGGGCCCAGACGCGGGCGGACCTGGCCCCGATCTCCGCGCTGCGCGAATCCTCGATCATCGTGGGCGCGGCGATCGGCGCGATCTTCTTCAAGGAACGGTTCGGGGCGCCGCGGTTGGTGGCGGCGGGGTTGATGGTGGCGGGGATCGGGTTGATGCTGCACGCGGGGTAG
- a CDS encoding YbaK/EbsC family protein: protein MSATAPEPSVSAASSSSAAHPRFAEALQELGLGDLLPRVRRFPDQTRTAQEAAAAIGCDLSQICKSLIFAADGVPVLVLMDGASRVDLDLVRRELGAEKVTRAKADVVRETTGYAIGGVPPFGHATRTRVLADRSLLAHDEVWAAAGTPYAVFPMAPKTLIAHAGGTLVDVRETAA, encoded by the coding sequence ATGAGCGCAACAGCACCCGAACCATCCGTATCCGCTGCGTCCTCCTCATCCGCCGCCCACCCCCGTTTCGCCGAGGCCCTGCAAGAGTTGGGCCTCGGCGATCTGCTTCCCCGGGTCCGCCGCTTCCCGGACCAGACGCGCACCGCGCAGGAGGCGGCCGCAGCCATCGGCTGCGACCTGAGCCAGATCTGCAAGTCACTGATCTTCGCGGCGGACGGAGTGCCGGTCCTGGTCCTGATGGACGGCGCGTCGCGGGTGGACCTGGATCTCGTACGGCGGGAGCTGGGCGCGGAGAAGGTGACCCGGGCGAAGGCGGACGTGGTCCGCGAGACGACCGGGTACGCGATCGGTGGCGTGCCGCCCTTCGGCCACGCCACCCGGACCCGCGTCCTCGCCGACCGGTCCCTCCTCGCCCACGACGAGGTGTGGGCGGCGGCCGGCACGCCCTACGCGGTCTTCCCGATGGCACCGAAGACGCTGATCGCCCACGCGGGCGGCACGCTGGTGGACGTGCGCGAGACCGCCGCGTGA
- a CDS encoding penicillin-binding transpeptidase domain-containing protein gives MGKRRRAVERKSVGVGNRKVHPGVLGGAAAVVVCGVGAAAFALSGGQGSEDGASVDEKPVASGPPKPAEVRSTARAFLDAWAGGDTARAAALTDDPAAAKKALTSYRKDAHLTKPRLTPGKRAGADVPFKAAATVSYEGKSKALSYESELTVVRRKSDGKTLVGWEPSVVHPELKDGDRLVTGEAGDPPIKAVDRDGAELTAAKYPSLGTVLDGLREKYGKKAGGKAGVELRVIRAERPETEKGGAGKGDDAKSTPDKTLLTLSPGTPGTLKTTFSGSLQSAAERETSKRKRAAVVVVKPSTGEILAAANSEPAGFNTALQGSIAPGSTMKVISSSLLLEKKLAGVDKKHPCPKYETYGGWKFQNDDKFQIKGGTFRASFARSCNTAFISQAKKLENDSLTRQAQEVFGLGRDNWSIGVPSFDGAVPVQSDAQMAASLIGQGGVRMNPLNMASVSATVKSGTFRQPYLVSPDIDDRELATATRKMSGSTAAALRDLMHYTAVAGTAVKPMSGLGSDTGAKTGSAEVDGQKKPNGWFTAYRGDLASAAVVQEGGHGGDSAGPVVRAMLQAGG, from the coding sequence GTGGGCAAGCGGAGGCGCGCCGTCGAGCGCAAGAGCGTCGGCGTGGGCAACAGAAAAGTGCACCCGGGTGTGCTCGGCGGTGCGGCGGCGGTGGTCGTGTGCGGCGTGGGGGCCGCCGCGTTCGCGCTGTCGGGCGGCCAGGGTTCCGAGGACGGCGCCTCCGTCGACGAGAAGCCGGTGGCGTCGGGTCCGCCGAAGCCCGCCGAAGTCCGCTCCACCGCGCGGGCGTTCCTCGACGCGTGGGCCGGGGGCGACACGGCGCGGGCGGCCGCGCTGACGGACGACCCGGCGGCGGCGAAGAAGGCCCTGACCTCGTACCGCAAGGACGCCCACCTCACGAAGCCCCGGCTGACGCCCGGCAAGCGTGCGGGCGCCGACGTGCCGTTCAAGGCGGCGGCCACGGTCTCGTACGAGGGAAAGAGCAAGGCACTCTCGTACGAGTCCGAACTCACCGTCGTCCGCAGGAAGAGCGACGGGAAGACGCTGGTCGGCTGGGAGCCCTCGGTGGTCCACCCGGAGCTGAAGGACGGCGACCGGCTGGTCACGGGTGAGGCCGGCGACCCGCCGATCAAGGCGGTCGACCGGGACGGGGCGGAGCTGACGGCGGCGAAGTACCCGTCGCTGGGCACGGTCCTCGACGGGCTGCGCGAGAAGTACGGCAAGAAGGCGGGCGGCAAGGCCGGCGTCGAACTGCGGGTGATCCGCGCGGAGAGGCCGGAGACCGAGAAGGGCGGGGCGGGCAAGGGGGACGACGCGAAGTCGACACCCGACAAGACGCTCCTCACGCTCTCCCCCGGCACGCCGGGAACGCTGAAGACGACGTTCAGCGGCTCGCTGCAGTCGGCCGCCGAACGCGAGACCTCGAAGCGGAAGCGCGCGGCCGTTGTGGTCGTGAAACCCAGCACGGGTGAGATCCTCGCCGCGGCCAACTCCGAGCCCGCCGGCTTCAACACGGCGCTCCAGGGCTCGATCGCGCCCGGCTCCACGATGAAGGTCATCAGCTCGTCGCTGCTCCTGGAGAAGAAGCTCGCCGGGGTCGACAAGAAGCACCCCTGCCCCAAGTACGAGACGTACGGCGGCTGGAAGTTCCAGAACGACGACAAGTTCCAGATCAAGGGCGGCACGTTCCGGGCGAGCTTCGCGCGGTCCTGCAACACGGCCTTCATCAGCCAGGCCAAGAAGCTGGAGAACGACTCCCTGACCAGGCAGGCCCAGGAGGTCTTCGGGCTCGGCCGCGACAACTGGTCGATCGGCGTCCCGTCCTTCGACGGGGCGGTGCCGGTGCAGAGCGACGCCCAGATGGCGGCCTCGCTCATCGGCCAGGGCGGGGTGCGCATGAACCCGCTCAACATGGCATCGGTCTCGGCGACCGTGAAGTCGGGCACGTTCAGGCAGCCCTACCTGGTCTCGCCCGACATCGACGACCGCGAGCTGGCGACGGCGACGCGCAAGATGTCGGGTTCGACGGCCGCGGCGCTGCGTGACCTGATGCACTACACGGCGGTCGCGGGCACGGCGGTCAAGCCGATGTCGGGCCTCGGCTCCGACACGGGCGCGAAGACGGGTTCGGCGGAGGTCGACGGCCAGAAGAAGCCCAACGGCTGGTTCACGGCGTACCGGGGCGACCTGGCGTCGGCGGCGGTCGTCCAGGAGGGCGGGCACGGCGGGGACTCGGCGGGGCCGGTGGTTCGGGCGATGTTGCAGGCGGGGGGCTGA